A window of Exiguobacterium sp. FSL W8-0210 genomic DNA:
TAAGGACAGTCGACCGCGATGTACCAAATGTTTCAGCAGGTACTTCCGCACCTGAACGGCTTCGATCGATCGTAAATTGACGTGATACAGCATCGTAGTGGAATACCGTCTCTTCTGTAGCGTCTTGACGAATCGAGAAGCGGAACGAGTCGGACGACAGCTTCAAGTCTGTCATCATGAGTTCGAAAATCTCGGCTTCCGCAATCGTCACATCTTGCTCGAAAAGAATCGTTTCGTCAAACAGTGTCTCTTTTCGTAGCTGTGTCAGTTCACGGACAGGTCGTTGACGAAGTTGTCCCTGTTCGATCGTTAATTCACGTGGCAATGTCAAAGCATGTGCCCAGTTATAGATGTCAGAAGGATAACTAATATCCGGTAACCCCATCCAACCAACAAGAATCCGTCGACCATCTGCCGCTTCAGTTGTTTGTGGCGCGTAGAAGTCAAATCCGAAATCGAGTTCTTGGAACGATTCGTGTGTGAATGTTAAGTCGGGTAAAGCTAACGGTTCACCGATGAAATAACCGGACTGGAAGATATTTTGATAGTTCGTACCATCCGGTTCGATCCCTTGAGGACTAAAGAGGAAAACACCTTTTCCATCGAGTTCAAAATAATCAGGACATTCCCACATATAACCGAATGTTGGATTGTTCGTCTGTAATTCACCGAGGAATGTCCAGTGCTCTGCATCTTGAGACTGATAGATGACAGTACAACCCGTCAAGTCAATGCGCTGTGCACCAATGATGCAGTACCAGGTACCCGATGCATCTTGGAAGACTTTCGGATCACGGAAATGTTCCGTATATCCTTCAGGAACGTTTGGGATAGCAGGTGGTAAATGTTTTTCGATTCGTCCGTCGGAGCGAAGATGTCCGACGATTTGACTCGTATGGCGATTCCAATCGGCATCCCGTTTATTGCCAGTATACATGATGTGCACTTGATCATCTTTAATGAAGCCACTACCGGAATAAGCACCATGCGAATCGGGATCGTCATTCGGAATCAAGGCAGCTCCTTCATCGAACCAATGTACCAGATCTTTTGATGTCATGTGATACCAGTACTTCAGCCCATGAACAGGTCCGAGGGGGAACCATTGATAGAATAAATGATAGAGACCGTCGTGATAGACGAAACCGTTCGGATCATTCAAGAGTCCAGTTGGTGGTTGAATATGATAGGAAAATCGCCAAGGAGATGTTCGAACTTCTTCCTTCATCGCTTGGTAGACGCTCGGATCGACATCCGAGAGGGGACGATATCGTGCTTCACGTGTCCATTGATTCATGCTGACAGCTCCTTGTTGAAAATTTATACGCTTCTCGTTCACCTTACGGAGGAGAGCTGCGCTTGTCAATCCTTCGTCCTGAATGGTCAATGAACGGACATACATCCTCTGCCGTTTTGCTTCGAACGATAGAGCGCTAAATCAGCGCGATGCATGACTTGTTCGAGTGATTCTCCTGTCACCTGTTCGGCGAGCCCAATACTCATCCCGATATGGACGGTTTGTTCTTCTAAGTGATACGGCATCGAGACGTGAGCAATCCATTGTTCACCTAAGTATCGTGCTTCTGTTAAGGATTGAGTGGTCAAGACGATGATGAACTCATCGCCGCCCAGACGAGCCACGAATCCACCCGGTGGAAGCAATTGTTCGAGACGTTGACTGACCTCAATCAGCAAGAGATCACCTAGGGCGTGACCATACGTATCATTGACTGCTTTAAAGCCGTCTAAATCAAGGCAAAGATAGATAGAACGTGTTTCTACAGGCAATTGTTCGATGTATTGAGCGAGACCGTTTCGGTTCGCGAGACCGGTCAGGCTATCGCGTTGTGATAAGCGTTCGAACGTCAATTTCTCTTGTTCGGTATGTAGCAAGCGATGAATCAATTGCTGTAAGGCATCCGTCAGTGTCTCGATTTCTCGGATTCCACGATGATTCGGAAGTGATTTTGATGGATCATCCTGCATCTGTTGGGCGGCATGTGTGATTTTTAATAATGGTCGTGTCAATAACTTCGCTAACATCCATCCGAGTACGGCTGTGATGAAAGAGGCAATCAATCCGGATATGAAAATCGTTTGACGTAAAGCGTCGGCATCAGCGAAGGCAATCGAAGTCGGTTGACGCACGAGAACCGTCCACCCGAGTCCGTCGTAGTCCTTATAACCGCGACTCGTACTTTGACTAGAGACGAATTCTTTCCCTTGCCAGGAAGCGGTCGCAGAAGCATTCGACATCAACGTTACGCTATCGGGTAATGTTTTACCGCTCCATCCGTTTGGTCCAAGCAAAATCGTCTTTCGATCTTGACTAACGATGAACACATCGACTTGTTGGAGAGAGGAAGTAGCACTCTGAAAGCTTTGTTCGATCGCTTTTGCCCATTCGAAACTGAGATGTGTTGCGAGGACACCAGAAAATCGACCCTGATCATATAAAGGTGTACTAATATCGACGAATTGGAGTGGCTCACCGCTTGGGTTCGGCAATAATTTTGCGAGTAGGACAGCTTCATGGACATCCCCGATGAATGGTTGTGATAAGGCTTGTTGGAAGACAGGGCGTTCCTTGATCGACGTTCCTTCAAGAATCTGGTTCGTTGACGCAACGACTTTACCTTCCGCATCTAAGCGACCAATCCAAGAAAAGTCAGGAATCTGTCGTTGTAACTCTTCGAGTGTCTGCCGTGTTTCTGCTTTTTGTTCTGTTTGTTGGATTGTTGATAAGGAACCTAGCAATTTTACTTCGGCATAACGTGACCACATGTAATGATCAAGCTTATCAGATAGTTGGTGAGCGGTCGTTGACAGATTCATCCCGACTTCCGATTGGAGTCGGTTTGTTGCATGTTGACTAATGAAGAAAGTTAATCCGAGCGTCATGCTAAAAAATAGCAGGGAAATCAATCCTGCCAATAAAACATCAAAGCGAAGTGAGGGTCTGGACATTGTGTGATACTCCATTCATGCGTTTTCATTTGTTTTTACTTACATCATACACGTAGACGTCTACGAGTTGTTCACGATTCGAGAGACTCGTTCGCACGTAGTGGAAATCGTGTTTTTCCCAAAAGCGTAGGGCCCTTAAATTATCAGGTAAGACTGCGAGATGAATGTAAGATTCCTGACTTAGGAATTGATCACAAAAAGCGGATAGTAACCGACTGCTAGTTCCCGTTCCGTGCTGAGAAGCATCCAATAAGAATAGACCGATCCAAGGTGTACCGTCTTTCGGGTGCTTCGGTAGGTAGTCAATCAGTAAGACAGGTTCTCCGTCCACATACCCAATCAGCGATACGGTATCTGGATTTAAATACTCTTCCTGTAAGGTCGAATCAGAGAGTGGAAGCACTCGTTCTTCTAAGAGCGCATATTCAGGAACGCTCGCATACAACGATTGAATGATCGGAAAATGTTCGCGTGTCACTTCTTTAAAAATAATCATCTAGCGGCTCCATTCTTTAGTTATTTTTCGCACGGAACTAATCGTATTGAGGAGTTTCATTTGGAATCAGATTACATATTTGTAAGGAATGGAACTTTTCCTTTAAAATCACGTACACTAATAGCATAGACAAAATATGAATGAGGAGGAAGAGCAGATGTTAAAGATTGAAAATATCTCAAAGCGTCTCGGGAAAGAGCAAATTTTAAAAGACGTCAGTTTTGAGGTATCGCCAGGAGAAGTGTTCGGCTTCCTCGGACCGAACGGAGCAGGGAAAACGACGACGATTCGCATCATCACGGGACTACTCGAGCAGGATGCAGGGAAAGTCACGGTCAATGGATTTGATGTCGTAGAAGAGCGTTCGAAAGCGTTGACGCAAATCGGAGCAATCGTTGAGAATCCGGCGTTTTATCCTTATCTGACAGGAAAACAAAACTTGGTTCATGCAAAAAACCTCATTCCGGGACTCGGTCAAGTTGATTATGATGCACTAGCACGACTCGTTGGTCTTGAAGGAAAGCTTTCAAAAAAAGTCGGAGAGTACTCACTCGGAATGAAGCAACGACTCGGAATTGCTCGTGCCTTGCTACATAACCCGCGCGTCTTGATTTTAGATGAACCAACGAATGGTCTGGATCCATCCGGGATTGCGGAGCTTCGTGAATATTTACGTCAAATGGCGCGTGAGCAAGATATCGCGATTTTAATTTCAAGCCATATGTTGAGTGAGATGGAACAAATCAGTGATCGTTACGCGATCATCGATCAGGGTGTCATCAAGTCGGTCGAGTCCGTTCGTAATGAAACCGGAGCGAAAATCGCTCTTCGTGTTAATGCAGAAGCAATGACAGATGTACTGGATGCCCTTCGCGTCGCAAACTACCCATCAGAAGTACTCGAGAATAAAATCATTATCACCGCACCGGAAAATGAGTGTCCAGCTATCGCGCGACTCGTCGTACCGATTGCCGATTTACATGAATTGACCGTCAAACGCTTGACGCTCGAGGAACAATTCCTGCAAGTAACGAAAAAAGAGGGGGATTCACATGTTTTCGCTCATACAAAATGAATGGATGAAATGGTGGACGACTAAAAAAGCGAAGATCGTTTTAGCGCTATATGTCGTTATTGCAGTTGGTATTATCATCATTGCAAAGACGAATGATTTTGAGTTCACACGTTATGATTATTATTCATTAACATTCCTGTTGTTGACTTCCTTGTTAGGTATCATCACGATCGTCTTCACGGCAGAAGCCATCGGGAATGAAGTACGTTATGACACGATGAAACACTTATTAATGAGTCCGTATTCCAGAATGACGATTTACTTCTCGAAATTGATCTTCTCGATTTTGATCATGTTATTTCAATTCGTGTTCATCGCTGCGATCGTCTACGCAGGCTCATTTGCGTTTTCAGAAGCAGGAGATCCAATTCTGTTCCGAGATACGATCGTCGAAGTTGTCAGTCCGATCTTTACGATATTCATGACGTTATTCTTCTCATTGTTATTCCGTTCTGTCGGAATGATCATCGGCTTCACCGTACTGGCTCAGTTCTTTACGAGCATTGCGGGTAACTTACTGATTGGCTTCAAGCCAGCAATCGCTAAGTGGATCATATTCATGCATTTAGACTGGTCAATGTATTTCAAGGATTCTATGACCTATGGTACGAGTGAAGCGATGGGAACATCTTTGACATTCTCCGTCTTGTTCGTATTGGCACACATCATCGTCTTGTTAGGTGCATCGATTCTTGTCTTCCAAAGAAAATCATATACGTAAATGAAAGAGCTCCTGCTGATAGATAAATTCGTCTATCAGCAGAAGCTCTTTTTCAGTATTCAAGAACTTGTTCGTTTAGGCGGACGTGCTGTAATCGGGAACAATTGCTGGAACCATTCGATTAGTGGACCGTTCAATAAGAGGAAAATGAAAGTTCCGACTCCGATGCCGATCAGTTCGCGTTCAATTAGTGAAAAGAGGCAAGCAATCACAAAAGGAATGCCGAGGCTGATCGTTGCTCCGAGCGATGTACTTTTAAAACGACTGATGAGTGACTTCATCAAGTAATCCGGTGGCATCAATACGAATCCGATTTGGAGATAGAGGGCGAGTCCAAGTGAAATCAACGGCATGCCGATCAACATGTACACGGCGCGCATCCACAATCCTTGTGGTGTATAAATCAATTGATGGATCGATAAGAAGAAATCAATCGCGGCGCCGAAAAGGACGACGAGTGCAAAACTAAGGACGATCGTCCACCAACTGAAGCGGCTTCCGAGAAAGAGTGTTGCAATCAAGGCGAGTACATGTAGGACGATGATCGCTAGTCCAACGGTTAACGGTGAGATTGCCGCGACGGCTTCACTCGCTGAAGTCCAAGGTGCACTCCCGATCGAGGCGGTCACCATGAAGCTGTTTCCTAAGGCGTTAATTAAAATAGAAAATAAATAGATGACAATCCGTTTTTGCTGACTCATTGACGTGCACAGACGGTAGGACTGCGCGTTCACCTCCTGAAAATAAATCGTTTCGTTAAGCTATACCCTAATCGTAGCGCTCTTTTCACTTATTTTCATGAAAAGAGCATTGCCTATTCCTTATGTTTCACGACATACTTAGGACACATTACGAATCAGGGGGAGAACGTATGACATATTTTGGACAGAAGATCCTGCCTTCCGTTAGAAAATTAGAAGACTTTGAAAAGATGCTGAAGAGTCCATATGAATATGGGGTCTTACTCGAAATGCACGTATCGCGTTTAAAAGCAGTCTACGAGATGGCGCATCGTTACGACAAAAAAATGTTTTTGCACATGGATCTCGTTCAAGGATTAAAAAATGATGAATACGCAACGGAATACGTCTGCCAAGAATTGAAACCGTATGGTGTCATTTCGACGAAGGCAAGCGTCATCTTGAAAGCACGTCAAAAAAAGGTCAAGACGATGCAACGCATGTTCTTACTCGATTCGAGTTCACTCGAAAAGAGTTATCAACTTATGGAACGGACGCAACCTGATTACATCGAAGTGTTACCAGGGTTAATGCCAAAGTACATTCAAGAAGTGAAAGAAAAGACGGGACGTCTCATTTTTGCAGGAGGACTCATCGATACGGTCGAGGAAGTTGAACAAGCGATTGAAGCAGGTGCCTCAAGTATCACGACATCGAATAAGGATTTGTGGCGTCATTTTGAACCACGCTCCTAATCGGGGTGTGAGGAAAATCATTCGGATTATTTGACAGCGTTTTCACTGGTTGTTATAGTGATATCAAGTTGATACAAAGTGACGGAGAAAAGGGAGATTCACGTGTGAGTCCTGCTTGAAGAAAATTCAAGCATGAACTGACGTGGATCTCCTTTTTATGTTGCTTTTTTCACATAACAAAAAGGAGGAATACACATGTCACCCTTACTAGCGGAATTTTTAGGTACAGCCTTGCTTGTCGCGCTTGGAAACGGTGTTGGTGCAGGCGTTAGTTTGACGAAATCGTTTGCGAAGGATGCAGGCTGGATCGTCATCACGTTTGCCTGGGGTTTTGCTGTGGCGATTGCAGCGTATGCCGTCGGTCAATTCAGTGGAGCACACCTTAATCCAGCAGTAACGCTTGGTTTAGCCTTTGACGGTTCATTTGCATGGGCGGACGTACCAGGCTATATCGTCGCTCAAATTGCCGGCGGGATACTTGGTGCAAGTCTTGTTTTCGTTCATTACTTACCACACTGGGCGGAGACGAAAGACCCAGCAACGAAACTCGGCGTCTTTGCGACGTCACCAGCGATTCCACATACATTTGCCAATCTAATGAGTGAAATGATTGCGACATTCTTACTTGTCATCGGGTTGTTATCGATCGGAGCGAATAAGTTCTCAGATGGTTTAAATCCATTGATCGTCGGTTTCTTGATCGTCAGCCTCGGTATGTCATTCGGAGGCACGACAGGATATGCGATGAATCCGGCGCGGGACCTTGGTCCACGTATCGCTCACTTCATCTTACCGATTCATGGAAAAGGATCTTCGAACTGGGGATACTCATGGATTCCGGTTCTCGGACCAGTTCTCGGTGGAAGTCTTGGCGGATTGTTTTATCGTTCGGTCTTCACAGGAAAAGATACACCGGCTTTTTGGGTTGTAGGACTTGTGACAATCGTCATATTAGGCTTATGCTATAGATTCGGTGTTCGTCCGAACAAAACAACGTCAGTGGAGTCAAAGTCAGCTTAACTTATTTAGATACAAAAGGATGGGGAAGAGATGGAGAACTACATTTTGTCATTGGATCAGGGAACGACGAGTACACGTGCGATCCTGTTTAATCGTGCCGGCGAGATCGTCCATTCAGCACAACAGGAATTCACGCAGTATTTTCCGAAACCAGGTTGGGTCGAACACAACGCAAACGAGATTTGGGGAAGTGTCCTTGCTGTCGTGGCGACTTGTCTGACGGAGGCGAACGTAAAGCCATCGCAGATTGC
This region includes:
- a CDS encoding sensor domain-containing diguanylate cyclase; its protein translation is MSRPSLRFDVLLAGLISLLFFSMTLGLTFFISQHATNRLQSEVGMNLSTTAHQLSDKLDHYMWSRYAEVKLLGSLSTIQQTEQKAETRQTLEELQRQIPDFSWIGRLDAEGKVVASTNQILEGTSIKERPVFQQALSQPFIGDVHEAVLLAKLLPNPSGEPLQFVDISTPLYDQGRFSGVLATHLSFEWAKAIEQSFQSATSSLQQVDVFIVSQDRKTILLGPNGWSGKTLPDSVTLMSNASATASWQGKEFVSSQSTSRGYKDYDGLGWTVLVRQPTSIAFADADALRQTIFISGLIASFITAVLGWMLAKLLTRPLLKITHAAQQMQDDPSKSLPNHRGIREIETLTDALQQLIHRLLHTEQEKLTFERLSQRDSLTGLANRNGLAQYIEQLPVETRSIYLCLDLDGFKAVNDTYGHALGDLLLIEVSQRLEQLLPPGGFVARLGGDEFIIVLTTQSLTEARYLGEQWIAHVSMPYHLEEQTVHIGMSIGLAEQVTGESLEQVMHRADLALYRSKQNGRGCMSVH
- a CDS encoding glycoside hydrolase family 32 protein; amino-acid sequence: MNQWTREARYRPLSDVDPSVYQAMKEEVRTSPWRFSYHIQPPTGLLNDPNGFVYHDGLYHLFYQWFPLGPVHGLKYWYHMTSKDLVHWFDEGAALIPNDDPDSHGAYSGSGFIKDDQVHIMYTGNKRDADWNRHTSQIVGHLRSDGRIEKHLPPAIPNVPEGYTEHFRDPKVFQDASGTWYCIIGAQRIDLTGCTVIYQSQDAEHWTFLGELQTNNPTFGYMWECPDYFELDGKGVFLFSPQGIEPDGTNYQNIFQSGYFIGEPLALPDLTFTHESFQELDFGFDFYAPQTTEAADGRRILVGWMGLPDISYPSDIYNWAHALTLPRELTIEQGQLRQRPVRELTQLRKETLFDETILFEQDVTIAEAEIFELMMTDLKLSSDSFRFSIRQDATEETVFHYDAVSRQFTIDRSRSGAEVPAETFGTSRSTVLTKDLHTLRLFVDRSSFELFLNDGEAVASGRIFPKASSRGIAFSGEATAHLSIFDLS
- a CDS encoding ABC transporter ATP-binding protein; translation: MLKIENISKRLGKEQILKDVSFEVSPGEVFGFLGPNGAGKTTTIRIITGLLEQDAGKVTVNGFDVVEERSKALTQIGAIVENPAFYPYLTGKQNLVHAKNLIPGLGQVDYDALARLVGLEGKLSKKVGEYSLGMKQRLGIARALLHNPRVLILDEPTNGLDPSGIAELREYLRQMAREQDIAILISSHMLSEMEQISDRYAIIDQGVIKSVESVRNETGAKIALRVNAEAMTDVLDALRVANYPSEVLENKIIITAPENECPAIARLVVPIADLHELTVKRLTLEEQFLQVTKKEGDSHVFAHTK
- a CDS encoding MIP/aquaporin family protein → MSPLLAEFLGTALLVALGNGVGAGVSLTKSFAKDAGWIVITFAWGFAVAIAAYAVGQFSGAHLNPAVTLGLAFDGSFAWADVPGYIVAQIAGGILGASLVFVHYLPHWAETKDPATKLGVFATSPAIPHTFANLMSEMIATFLLVIGLLSIGANKFSDGLNPLIVGFLIVSLGMSFGGTTGYAMNPARDLGPRIAHFILPIHGKGSSNWGYSWIPVLGPVLGGSLGGLFYRSVFTGKDTPAFWVVGLVTIVILGLCYRFGVRPNKTTSVESKSA
- a CDS encoding GNAT family N-acetyltransferase, whose amino-acid sequence is MIIFKEVTREHFPIIQSLYASVPEYALLEERVLPLSDSTLQEEYLNPDTVSLIGYVDGEPVLLIDYLPKHPKDGTPWIGLFLLDASQHGTGTSSRLLSAFCDQFLSQESYIHLAVLPDNLRALRFWEKHDFHYVRTSLSNREQLVDVYVYDVSKNK
- a CDS encoding ABC transporter permease, whose product is MFSLIQNEWMKWWTTKKAKIVLALYVVIAVGIIIIAKTNDFEFTRYDYYSLTFLLLTSLLGIITIVFTAEAIGNEVRYDTMKHLLMSPYSRMTIYFSKLIFSILIMLFQFVFIAAIVYAGSFAFSEAGDPILFRDTIVEVVSPIFTIFMTLFFSLLFRSVGMIIGFTVLAQFFTSIAGNLLIGFKPAIAKWIIFMHLDWSMYFKDSMTYGTSEAMGTSLTFSVLFVLAHIIVLLGASILVFQRKSYT
- a CDS encoding YczE/YyaS/YitT family protein; the encoded protein is MSQQKRIVIYLFSILINALGNSFMVTASIGSAPWTSASEAVAAISPLTVGLAIIVLHVLALIATLFLGSRFSWWTIVLSFALVVLFGAAIDFFLSIHQLIYTPQGLWMRAVYMLIGMPLISLGLALYLQIGFVLMPPDYLMKSLISRFKSTSLGATISLGIPFVIACLFSLIERELIGIGVGTFIFLLLNGPLIEWFQQLFPITARPPKRTSS
- a CDS encoding glycerol-3-phosphate responsive antiterminator, with translation MTYFGQKILPSVRKLEDFEKMLKSPYEYGVLLEMHVSRLKAVYEMAHRYDKKMFLHMDLVQGLKNDEYATEYVCQELKPYGVISTKASVILKARQKKVKTMQRMFLLDSSSLEKSYQLMERTQPDYIEVLPGLMPKYIQEVKEKTGRLIFAGGLIDTVEEVEQAIEAGASSITTSNKDLWRHFEPRS